A genomic segment from Rahnella aceris encodes:
- the recC gene encoding exodeoxyribonuclease V subunit gamma, whose protein sequence is MNSGLMVLHGNHSETLRDVLVSWMAAHPLSPLENEVILVQSNGINQWLKLALARDVADGGCGIAAALDIKLPARFFWQVYRAVLGKEQVPESSPFDRPLLTWRLIRLLPELLAEPVFAPLARFLKDDGDMRKLHQLAQRLADLFDQYQVYRADWLEDWGNGLDVLRTSRKGSEPLPENLLWQPQLWRALLADVPENERNTSRAALHQRFLHYAQTIPEDQRPAGLPARLVVFGISSLPQQSLEVLAVLGRWTHIFMCVHNPCEHDWSDIIADKDLLRAERIRQLRKPGMPQVIAEDELHQHAHPLLAAWGKQGRDYIGLLNEYDNHESYAAQLAPVIPRIDLFTSNGTDTLLHQLQEDILQLRPLAETIDEWPAADVQHDDSLRFFITHSAQREVEVLHDRLLAALAADPTLKARDIIVMVPDINGYAPHIQAVFGLMERSDPRYIPFTVADQGPRQNNPLLGALESLLELPQSRFAVSDLLDLLDVPSVRQRFGIEEEQLPLLHRWIRAANVRWGLHAEQRQSLELPLSPEQNSWFFGLQRMLLGYAVGSGEAWKNIEPLDEIGGLDAALIGPLSHLLNCLDDTWRQLREPAPPQEWGRRLRHILSQYFSEDDGEDGFILVRLHGELEIWLEACESVDLQAELPLSVVRDHWLAQFDQSGLTQPFFGGAVTFATLMPMRAIPFRHVHLLGMNDGDYPRNRVPMDFDLMGRDYRPGDRSRREDDRYLFLEALLSARERLHISWVGRSIHDNTERPPSVLVAQLRDHLAAGWKAQSGEDLLHALTTEHRLQPFNRDYFSQGSPLFSYAHEWRAGLEAEAAAVAAQPLQPVEQEGALTLRQLSDFLSDPVRSFFRQRLNIYFELEDPGSEDQEPFDINALENWRLQDELIRAQKWALEAGVSRQDVLRQQLERIERRGELAPGEFAAVLSDDLAEPMDTLFASYQQVLDAWPQPLANEALEDKTGGVMFSDWLSELRANAAGGRARVVLESTGIIKDRAYRFDRLLPYWVAHLAGHLDGQPMHTFIVSKNGTAELPPLEIAYARELWDTLIETWKIGQLRPLPLAVKTAFVWLKKEGTAHSATDSDAWLAARDSYENHDPANMKFGERDSNAYLARAWPDFAALWSDGEFARLADVLLAPLINYLSRSKKGDKE, encoded by the coding sequence GTGAATTCAGGTTTGATGGTATTACACGGAAATCACTCAGAAACGCTGAGGGACGTGCTGGTCTCGTGGATGGCAGCGCATCCGCTGTCGCCGCTGGAAAATGAAGTGATTCTGGTGCAGAGCAACGGCATCAACCAGTGGCTGAAACTGGCGCTGGCGCGTGATGTGGCCGACGGTGGCTGCGGAATTGCGGCGGCGCTGGATATCAAACTTCCGGCACGTTTTTTCTGGCAGGTGTACCGCGCGGTGCTCGGCAAAGAACAGGTGCCGGAATCGTCGCCTTTTGACCGTCCGCTGCTGACCTGGCGCCTGATCCGCCTGTTACCCGAACTGCTTGCCGAACCCGTTTTTGCGCCGCTGGCCCGTTTCTTAAAAGATGACGGCGATATGCGTAAATTGCATCAGCTGGCGCAGCGTCTGGCGGATTTATTCGATCAGTATCAGGTTTACCGTGCTGACTGGCTGGAAGACTGGGGCAACGGTCTGGACGTTCTGCGCACCAGCCGTAAAGGCAGCGAGCCCTTGCCGGAAAACCTGCTGTGGCAGCCGCAACTGTGGCGCGCGCTGCTGGCGGATGTACCTGAAAACGAGCGCAACACCAGCCGTGCGGCGCTGCATCAGCGTTTCCTGCACTATGCGCAAACTATTCCTGAAGACCAGCGCCCGGCCGGTTTACCGGCGCGGCTGGTGGTTTTTGGCATCTCCTCGTTACCGCAACAATCCCTTGAAGTGCTGGCCGTGCTGGGACGCTGGACACACATCTTTATGTGTGTGCATAACCCGTGCGAGCACGACTGGAGCGATATCATTGCTGATAAAGATTTGCTGCGCGCAGAGCGGATACGTCAGTTGCGTAAGCCGGGCATGCCGCAGGTCATTGCCGAAGATGAGCTCCATCAGCATGCGCATCCGTTGCTGGCGGCATGGGGCAAGCAGGGGCGTGACTATATCGGTTTGCTGAATGAATACGACAACCACGAATCCTATGCGGCGCAACTGGCGCCGGTGATCCCGCGCATCGACCTCTTTACCTCAAACGGCACCGATACCCTGTTGCATCAGTTGCAGGAAGACATTTTGCAGCTGCGCCCGCTGGCTGAAACCATCGATGAATGGCCTGCCGCTGACGTTCAGCATGACGATTCCCTGCGTTTCTTTATTACCCACAGCGCCCAGCGCGAAGTGGAAGTGCTGCATGACCGCCTGCTGGCGGCGCTGGCCGCAGATCCGACGCTGAAAGCGCGTGACATTATCGTGATGGTGCCGGATATCAACGGTTATGCGCCGCACATTCAGGCGGTGTTTGGCCTGATGGAGCGCAGTGATCCGCGTTATATCCCGTTCACCGTTGCCGATCAGGGACCGCGCCAGAATAATCCGTTACTCGGTGCGCTGGAAAGTTTGCTGGAACTGCCACAGTCGCGTTTTGCGGTCAGTGATTTGCTGGATTTACTCGATGTGCCGTCGGTGCGTCAGCGTTTCGGGATTGAAGAAGAACAACTGCCGCTGCTGCACCGCTGGATCAGAGCCGCCAACGTGCGCTGGGGGCTGCATGCCGAGCAGCGCCAGAGCCTCGAACTGCCGTTATCACCGGAACAAAACAGCTGGTTCTTTGGTCTGCAACGCATGTTGCTGGGCTATGCGGTGGGCAGCGGCGAAGCCTGGAAAAACATCGAGCCGCTGGATGAAATCGGCGGGCTGGATGCGGCACTGATTGGCCCGCTGTCACATCTGCTGAACTGCCTGGATGACACCTGGCGTCAGCTACGTGAACCTGCGCCTCCGCAGGAGTGGGGCAGGCGTCTGCGTCATATCCTTTCTCAATACTTTAGCGAGGATGACGGTGAAGATGGCTTTATTTTAGTGCGTCTGCACGGTGAGCTGGAAATCTGGCTCGAAGCCTGTGAAAGCGTAGATTTACAGGCCGAACTGCCGCTGTCGGTGGTTCGCGATCACTGGCTGGCGCAGTTCGACCAGTCGGGTCTGACCCAGCCGTTTTTCGGCGGCGCGGTGACGTTCGCCACGTTGATGCCGATGCGTGCCATTCCTTTCCGCCACGTGCATCTGCTGGGGATGAACGACGGTGATTATCCGCGTAACCGTGTACCGATGGATTTCGACCTCATGGGGCGCGATTACCGCCCGGGCGACCGTTCACGCCGTGAAGATGACCGTTATCTGTTCCTCGAAGCCCTGCTTTCTGCGCGTGAACGCTTACACATTAGCTGGGTGGGGCGCAGCATTCATGACAACACCGAGCGCCCGCCTTCGGTGCTGGTGGCGCAGTTGCGCGACCATCTGGCGGCAGGCTGGAAAGCACAAAGTGGCGAAGATTTACTGCACGCCCTGACCACCGAACATCGTCTGCAACCGTTCAACCGCGACTATTTCAGTCAGGGCAGCCCGCTGTTTAGTTATGCCCACGAATGGCGCGCCGGGCTGGAAGCGGAAGCCGCTGCCGTGGCAGCGCAACCGCTGCAACCGGTGGAACAGGAAGGCGCACTGACGCTGCGTCAGTTGTCGGATTTCCTGTCGGATCCGGTGCGCAGTTTCTTCCGCCAGCGGCTGAATATCTACTTTGAGCTGGAAGATCCGGGCAGCGAAGATCAGGAGCCGTTCGACATCAATGCGCTGGAAAACTGGCGGTTGCAGGATGAGCTGATCCGCGCGCAAAAATGGGCGCTGGAAGCGGGCGTTTCGCGTCAGGACGTTTTACGTCAGCAACTCGAACGTATTGAACGACGCGGCGAGCTGGCACCGGGCGAATTTGCTGCGGTGCTGAGTGACGATCTGGCCGAACCGATGGATACCTTGTTTGCCAGCTATCAGCAGGTTCTCGATGCATGGCCTCAGCCGCTGGCGAATGAGGCGCTGGAAGATAAAACCGGTGGTGTGATGTTCTCCGACTGGCTGAGCGAACTGCGGGCAAATGCTGCGGGCGGCCGTGCCCGCGTGGTGCTGGAAAGTACCGGCATCATAAAAGATCGCGCTTACCGCTTTGACCGGCTGCTGCCTTACTGGGTTGCGCATCTTGCGGGGCATCTTGACGGACAGCCAATGCACACCTTTATCGTCAGCAAAAACGGCACCGCCGAATTACCGCCGCTGGAGATCGCTTATGCGCGCGAACTGTGGGACACGCTGATTGAAACGTGGAAAATCGGGCAGTTGCGGCCGTTGCCGCTGGCGGTAAAAACAGCCTTTGTCTGGCTGAAAAAAGAGGGCACGGCGCACAGCGCAACGGACAGCGATGCCTGGCTTGCCGCCCGCGACAGCTACGAAAATCACGATCCGGCCAACATGAAATTTGGTGAGCGTGACAGCAATGCGTACCTGGCCCGCGCGTGGCCGGACTTTGCCGCACTCTGGTCTGACGGTGAATTTGCCCGGCTGGCCGATGTGCTACTGGCACCGTTGATCAATTATCTTTCCCGCAGTAAGAAAGGAGACAAGGAATGA
- the yniD gene encoding small membrane protein YniD, whose protein sequence is MVTKRMMTKHWKMVVVLLCICGALMLLRWAAMIWG, encoded by the coding sequence ATGGTAACCAAACGGATGATGACCAAGCACTGGAAAATGGTCGTAGTACTGCTGTGTATCTGTGGCGCACTGATGCTGTTACGCTGGGCGGCGATGATCTGGGGGTAA
- the recB gene encoding exodeoxyribonuclease V subunit beta, giving the protein MTEQRLPSALNVLNFPLTGSRLIEASAGTGKTFTIAALYVRLVLGHGGDNAFSRPLTPPEILVVTFTDAATKELRDRIRARLSQAAGYFLGNPDAENDSDEFLQNLRAEYTPEQWPGCARKLQLAAEWMDESAVSTIHGWCNRMLGEHAFDSDSLFTQTLETDQTELLMNVVRDYWRSFYFPLGEQEIRMLRGWWRSPEDLHRSVMPLLEYAGELGSDQTPAEVCETVNNLKAAELAALKQDWPQWTQELRTMLEGAVAAKAVNGKIQARYFNPWLDKLHAWATSDEIIPDLKTGWTRLTPAGLDEGWKQGVAPVHPAISAMETLKTRLESLPDARSGLLQHACRWIKNRFDLEQQKRAQMGFNDLLTRLDAALSSDNGARLAEIIRTQFPVAMIDEFQDTDPLQYRIFDAVYRVAENAPEQGLILIGDPKQAIYAFRGADIYTYLRARRDTGGRHYTLATNFRSTRAMVASVNQVFELAENRKSGEGAFLFRRGAENQVPFLPVEAKGRADTLVIDDAEAAALTLWYPENQAEVLPKNQYVQMMADGCATEIVRLLRLGQQGSAGFGLPGETLKPVMPGDIAVLVNTGREATAVRVALSKRGVRSVYLSDKESIFESAQAGELQYWLAACAAPENDRLLRAALATPSLNLSWEALDRLNQDENEWERYVQQFQALRTCWRKQGILPMLRRLMWEFDVPRRLLGRGDERALTDLLHLSELLQQASVQLDGEHALIRYLAEQCQDEHQGGDARKLRLESDAELVKVVTVHKSKGLEYPLVFLPFACAFRAVKKQDSPLKWHTAEGELEVALSATDEQLAQADRERLGEDLRKFYVAMTRSRYALWLGMAPLKEFEKSASGYLFHGGDAIDADALPASLQALETDTIRAWPLPVTDGAIYRSEQLLPELGPRPPLRTHKGPRWWVSSFSGLQIAPAGSYMVPETLNREPRGEIESAAQDSYLEDQKVFVEDKEPVPGLLQPMTGENLYAFPRGPAPGNFLHGLLEWAGDEGFAALAKDPAKIADQVARRCNTRGWEKWIVPLSGWLTALLTQPLALPDGETFTLAELPPYQVEMEFWFSLTKVSTVRLDKLVQQYTLEGAERAPLLAEDLNGMLKGFIDLVFEHDGRYYVLDYKSNWLGDDASGYDQENMTQSMREHRYDLQFSLYLFALHRLLKSRIPDYDYDRHIGGAVYLFLRGSHAPGNGVCVQRPDKALMEQLDALFSGTEEHA; this is encoded by the coding sequence ATGACGGAACAACGTCTGCCATCAGCATTGAATGTGCTGAACTTTCCGCTGACGGGAAGCCGCCTGATTGAAGCCAGCGCGGGTACCGGCAAAACTTTCACCATCGCCGCGCTGTATGTGCGGCTGGTGCTCGGACACGGCGGCGATAACGCCTTCAGCCGCCCGCTGACGCCGCCGGAAATTCTGGTGGTGACCTTTACCGATGCCGCAACCAAAGAACTGCGCGATCGCATCCGTGCGCGTTTATCGCAAGCGGCGGGGTATTTTTTAGGAAATCCTGACGCGGAAAATGACAGCGACGAATTTTTGCAAAATTTGCGTGCGGAATATACGCCTGAGCAATGGCCGGGCTGTGCCCGCAAGCTGCAACTGGCGGCGGAATGGATGGATGAATCTGCCGTTTCCACTATTCACGGCTGGTGTAACCGCATGCTTGGCGAGCACGCATTCGACAGCGACAGCCTGTTTACCCAGACGCTGGAAACCGACCAGACCGAACTGCTGATGAACGTGGTGCGCGATTACTGGCGCAGTTTCTATTTCCCGCTCGGTGAGCAGGAAATCCGTATGTTGCGCGGCTGGTGGCGCTCACCGGAAGACTTACACCGCAGCGTGATGCCGCTGCTGGAATATGCCGGAGAGTTAGGCTCAGATCAGACGCCTGCCGAAGTATGTGAAACGGTGAATAACCTGAAAGCGGCGGAACTGGCTGCGCTGAAACAAGACTGGCCGCAATGGACGCAGGAACTGCGCACAATGCTCGAAGGCGCGGTAGCAGCGAAAGCGGTGAATGGGAAAATTCAGGCGCGATATTTCAATCCGTGGCTGGATAAACTTCACGCCTGGGCAACCAGCGACGAAATAATCCCGGATCTCAAAACCGGCTGGACCCGCCTGACACCGGCAGGCTTAGACGAAGGCTGGAAGCAGGGCGTTGCGCCCGTCCATCCGGCCATTTCGGCAATGGAAACCCTGAAAACCCGGCTGGAAAGTTTGCCGGATGCCCGCAGCGGTTTACTGCAACATGCCTGCCGCTGGATAAAAAATCGTTTTGACCTCGAGCAGCAAAAGCGCGCGCAAATGGGTTTCAACGATTTGCTGACCCGTCTGGACGCTGCGCTCAGCAGCGACAACGGCGCACGACTGGCGGAGATCATCCGTACGCAATTCCCGGTGGCGATGATCGACGAATTTCAGGATACCGATCCGCTGCAATACCGCATTTTCGACGCCGTTTACCGTGTGGCGGAAAATGCGCCGGAGCAGGGGCTGATCCTGATCGGCGACCCGAAACAGGCGATTTACGCCTTTCGTGGTGCCGATATTTATACTTATCTGCGCGCCCGTCGTGATACCGGTGGCCGCCACTACACGCTGGCGACCAACTTCCGTTCTACCCGTGCGATGGTGGCGTCAGTGAATCAGGTGTTTGAACTGGCCGAAAATCGCAAGTCCGGCGAGGGCGCGTTCCTGTTCCGGCGCGGCGCTGAAAATCAGGTGCCGTTCCTGCCGGTAGAAGCCAAAGGACGCGCCGATACGCTGGTAATTGATGATGCCGAAGCCGCTGCGCTGACGCTGTGGTATCCGGAGAATCAGGCGGAAGTATTGCCGAAAAACCAGTATGTCCAGATGATGGCCGACGGCTGCGCCACGGAAATTGTTCGCCTGCTGCGCCTCGGCCAGCAAGGTTCTGCCGGTTTTGGCCTGCCCGGCGAAACGCTGAAGCCAGTAATGCCCGGCGATATCGCGGTGCTGGTGAACACCGGGCGGGAAGCGACCGCAGTGCGCGTTGCGCTGTCGAAACGCGGCGTGCGCAGTGTGTATCTTTCCGATAAAGAATCGATTTTTGAAAGTGCGCAGGCGGGCGAATTGCAATACTGGCTGGCGGCTTGTGCTGCGCCGGAAAACGACCGGTTACTGCGCGCGGCCCTCGCGACACCTTCGCTGAACCTGAGCTGGGAAGCGCTGGACCGGCTCAATCAGGATGAAAACGAGTGGGAGCGCTACGTTCAGCAGTTTCAGGCGCTGCGTACCTGCTGGCGCAAACAGGGCATTCTGCCGATGCTGCGCCGTCTGATGTGGGAATTCGACGTGCCGCGCCGTCTGCTCGGCCGTGGTGACGAACGTGCGCTGACCGACCTGCTGCATCTTTCTGAACTGCTACAACAGGCCAGCGTTCAGCTCGACGGCGAGCACGCGCTGATCCGCTATCTGGCGGAACAGTGTCAGGATGAACATCAGGGGGGCGATGCGCGCAAACTGCGTCTCGAAAGCGATGCAGAACTGGTGAAAGTGGTCACGGTGCATAAGTCCAAAGGGCTGGAATATCCGCTGGTATTCCTGCCTTTCGCCTGTGCTTTCCGCGCGGTGAAAAAACAGGACTCACCGCTGAAATGGCACACGGCGGAAGGTGAACTGGAAGTGGCGCTGAGCGCGACGGATGAACAACTGGCGCAGGCCGATCGCGAGCGTCTGGGGGAAGACCTGCGTAAGTTCTACGTCGCGATGACCCGCTCGCGTTACGCGCTGTGGCTGGGCATGGCTCCGCTGAAAGAATTCGAAAAGAGCGCCTCCGGCTATCTGTTCCACGGCGGCGACGCGATCGATGCAGATGCGCTGCCCGCCAGTTTGCAGGCACTGGAAACAGACACTATTCGCGCCTGGCCGCTGCCTGTTACGGATGGCGCAATCTATCGCAGTGAGCAGTTGTTACCGGAACTCGGGCCGCGTCCTCCGCTGCGAACGCATAAAGGGCCGCGCTGGTGGGTGTCGAGTTTCTCCGGCCTGCAAATCGCACCGGCAGGCAGCTACATGGTGCCGGAGACCCTGAACCGGGAGCCTCGTGGTGAGATCGAAAGCGCAGCTCAGGACAGCTATTTAGAAGATCAGAAAGTATTTGTGGAAGACAAAGAGCCGGTGCCCGGGCTTTTGCAACCGATGACCGGTGAGAATTTGTATGCGTTTCCGCGCGGCCCTGCGCCGGGTAATTTCCTGCACGGTTTGCTGGAATGGGCGGGCGACGAAGGGTTTGCGGCACTGGCGAAGGATCCGGCGAAAATCGCCGATCAGGTCGCGCGGCGTTGTAATACGCGCGGCTGGGAAAAGTGGATCGTACCGCTTTCCGGCTGGCTGACCGCGTTACTGACGCAGCCGTTAGCCCTGCCGGACGGTGAAACCTTCACGCTGGCGGAACTGCCGCCTTATCAGGTTGAAATGGAGTTCTGGTTCTCGCTGACAAAGGTCTCAACTGTTCGCCTCGACAAGCTGGTTCAGCAATACACGCTTGAGGGCGCGGAGCGTGCGCCGCTGCTGGCGGAAGATCTCAACGGCATGCTGAAAGGCTTTATCGATCTGGTGTTTGAACATGACGGGCGTTATTACGTGCTGGATTATAAATCCAACTGGCTCGGAGACGATGCCAGCGGTTATGACCAGGAAAATATGACGCAGTCAATGCGCGAGCACCGCTACGATTTGCAGTTCTCGCTGTATCTGTTTGCGCTGCATCGTCTGCTGAAATCCCGCATACCGGATTATGACTACGACCGGCATATCGGCGGCGCGGTGTATTTATTCCTGCGCGGCAGCCACGCGCCGGGTAACGGCGTCTGCGTTCAGCGGCCGGACAAAGCATTAATGGAACAACTCGACGCTCTGTTCAGCGGCACGGAGGAACACGCATGA
- a CDS encoding MFS transporter, with the protein MNSIALKSPLPLSALLAMALTGFIAIMTETLPAGLLPQIAADLNVSPAMAGQLVTLYAAGSLMAVIPLAALTRGWNRRTALLTAIFGFLIFNTLTTFSTNYVLTLFARWVAGAAAGLAWGLLAGYARRMVPVHQQGRALSVAMVGTPLALSVGVPLGTWMGSALGWRMAFGVMSAITLLLIVWVVKKVPDYPGQAAGERQPLRQVMMMPGVRSILMVILLWMLAHNLLYTYIVPFLRLSGLDARADQILLVFGLGALAGIGITGMLVDKHLRRTLLVSLIAFALLSLVLALSRFSPLTVTLCVALWGLTFGGAATLLQTAIADATGEHADMAQSMVVVAWNLAIASGGVTGGILLETAGIAVFPWAMQLLIVAGLIIAVCARKNGFRPGARHEEIALMPEEQKRDQSFESGEKV; encoded by the coding sequence ATGAATTCCATTGCCTTGAAATCTCCCCTGCCACTTTCAGCTTTACTGGCGATGGCACTGACCGGCTTTATCGCCATCATGACCGAAACCTTGCCCGCCGGATTGCTACCTCAAATTGCAGCGGATCTTAATGTGTCACCGGCGATGGCCGGGCAACTGGTGACGCTGTATGCCGCCGGTTCGCTGATGGCCGTCATCCCGCTGGCGGCACTGACACGGGGCTGGAACCGCCGCACTGCATTGCTGACGGCAATCTTTGGCTTTCTGATTTTTAATACCCTCACCACCTTCTCGACGAATTATGTCCTGACGCTCTTCGCCCGCTGGGTGGCCGGCGCGGCGGCAGGGCTGGCGTGGGGGTTACTGGCCGGTTATGCACGGCGGATGGTCCCGGTGCATCAGCAAGGGCGTGCGTTGTCGGTGGCGATGGTCGGCACACCTCTGGCGCTATCTGTCGGCGTTCCGCTGGGCACCTGGATGGGTTCCGCGCTCGGATGGCGCATGGCATTCGGCGTGATGTCCGCCATCACGTTGCTGCTGATTGTCTGGGTGGTGAAAAAAGTACCGGACTATCCGGGGCAGGCCGCAGGGGAACGCCAGCCTTTAAGACAGGTAATGATGATGCCCGGCGTGCGCAGTATTCTGATGGTGATCCTGCTGTGGATGCTGGCGCACAACCTGCTTTATACCTACATCGTGCCGTTCCTGCGCCTGTCCGGGCTTGATGCACGGGCCGATCAGATATTGCTGGTTTTCGGCCTCGGCGCGCTGGCAGGCATTGGTATCACCGGCATGCTGGTGGATAAACATTTGCGGCGCACCCTGCTGGTCAGCCTGATAGCCTTTGCCCTGCTATCACTCGTGCTGGCGCTGAGCCGCTTTTCGCCGCTGACCGTGACATTGTGTGTCGCGCTGTGGGGGTTGACGTTTGGTGGTGCAGCAACCTTGCTGCAAACGGCGATTGCTGACGCTACCGGTGAACATGCCGATATGGCGCAATCGATGGTGGTCGTGGCGTGGAATCTGGCGATTGCCAGTGGCGGGGTAACCGGTGGGATCCTGCTGGAAACCGCGGGCATTGCAGTCTTTCCGTGGGCCATGCAGTTGCTTATCGTCGCCGGGCTGATTATTGCCGTTTGCGCCCGCAAGAACGGTTTCCGCCCGGGAGCCCGTCATGAAGAAATAGCACTAATGCCGGAGGAGCAGAAACGGGATCAAAGTTTCGAATCAGGCGAAAAGGTATAA
- the recD gene encoding exodeoxyribonuclease V subunit alpha: MKINSREDIAQLLASWVECGWLRELDRALVTFLAKEAPDAHPLLLLATALTSYQLGRGHVCLDLQATLDDSAFSLSLPPEGDHADGAVIRPAAVLDDLSLQEWLAALVHPTLVGHHEGNSPLVLTGQRLYLRRYWQYEQNVRAAIEQRLARSALHTLPVESLRAPLTALFPADAKSDIANWQKVACALAAGSAFSIITGGPGTGKTTTVVRLLALLQTLALEENGQPLRIRLAAPTGKAAARLNESIAGAVSKLDLSALGNGNAVRESINTDVVTLHRLLGSRPDTRHFRHHPGNPLMLDVLVVDEASMVDLEMMAALLAALPEQARLILLGDKDQLASVEAGALLSELCQRANGGHYLPHTRDWLQSVTGEQVPDSLVDPQGTAMDQAVVMLRHSYRFDAQSGIGQLAEAVNDGDVKALKQVWKHGYADLAQLTLSTDDDAELRDWVVKGGTKQFPAAARREGVEPPVGYQHYLNVMIQARPADNEPPEAFNRWAARVLLAYSQFQLLCALRGGRWGVEELNQRIADILRKEGLLKASIGWYPGRPVLVTRNDYSQRLMNGDIGITLEIPHRLADGTVVPTLRVAFLAGDGTQDIRWVMPGRLQAVETVFAMTVHKSQGSEFTHTALLLPENLSPILTRELIYTGITRARHWFSLGCVGGMNAVLPDAVKRRVLRASGLIESA; encoded by the coding sequence ATGAAAATCAACAGCCGTGAAGATATCGCACAACTGCTGGCGAGCTGGGTGGAATGTGGCTGGCTGCGCGAACTCGATCGCGCACTGGTGACGTTTCTGGCAAAAGAAGCGCCGGACGCGCATCCGTTATTGTTGCTGGCGACCGCACTGACCAGCTATCAGTTAGGGCGCGGTCATGTGTGTCTGGATTTGCAGGCCACGCTTGATGACAGCGCATTCTCACTCTCGCTGCCACCGGAAGGCGATCACGCTGACGGCGCGGTGATCCGTCCGGCGGCCGTGCTCGACGACCTGAGTTTGCAGGAATGGCTGGCGGCGCTGGTGCACCCGACGCTGGTCGGACACCACGAAGGTAATTCGCCGCTGGTGCTGACCGGCCAGCGGCTGTATCTGCGCCGTTACTGGCAGTACGAACAGAATGTGCGGGCGGCAATTGAACAACGTCTGGCGCGCAGTGCGCTGCACACTTTGCCGGTGGAATCTTTGCGTGCGCCGCTGACGGCGTTATTCCCGGCGGATGCGAAATCTGATATCGCCAACTGGCAGAAAGTGGCCTGCGCGCTGGCGGCGGGCAGTGCGTTCAGCATTATTACCGGCGGGCCGGGCACCGGTAAAACCACCACGGTGGTGCGTCTGCTGGCGTTGTTACAGACGCTGGCGCTGGAGGAAAATGGTCAGCCACTGCGCATCAGACTGGCCGCGCCGACCGGCAAGGCGGCAGCAAGACTCAATGAATCAATTGCCGGTGCGGTATCGAAGCTGGATCTCAGTGCGCTCGGCAACGGTAATGCGGTGCGAGAAAGTATCAACACCGATGTGGTGACACTGCACCGTCTGCTCGGCAGCCGCCCCGATACGCGGCATTTTCGCCATCATCCGGGCAACCCGCTGATGCTGGATGTGCTGGTGGTTGATGAAGCGTCAATGGTCGATCTGGAAATGATGGCCGCGTTGCTGGCGGCACTCCCGGAACAGGCGCGTCTGATCCTGCTCGGCGATAAAGATCAACTGGCGTCGGTGGAGGCGGGGGCATTACTGAGCGAGTTATGTCAGCGCGCCAACGGCGGCCATTATCTGCCGCATACCCGCGACTGGTTGCAAAGCGTGACCGGCGAACAGGTCCCGGATTCGCTGGTTGATCCCCAGGGTACGGCGATGGATCAGGCTGTAGTGATGCTGCGCCACAGTTACCGTTTTGATGCACAAAGCGGCATTGGTCAGTTAGCGGAAGCAGTAAATGACGGGGATGTGAAAGCGCTGAAACAGGTCTGGAAACATGGATACGCTGACCTGGCGCAACTGACATTGAGCACTGACGATGATGCTGAACTGCGCGACTGGGTGGTGAAGGGCGGCACGAAGCAGTTCCCGGCGGCGGCCAGACGCGAAGGCGTAGAACCTCCGGTCGGCTATCAACATTATCTCAACGTGATGATCCAGGCGCGACCGGCAGACAATGAACCGCCGGAAGCCTTCAACCGCTGGGCGGCCAGAGTGCTTCTGGCCTACAGCCAGTTCCAGCTGCTGTGCGCCTTACGTGGCGGGCGCTGGGGTGTGGAAGAACTGAATCAGCGCATCGCCGACATCTTGCGAAAGGAAGGGTTGCTTAAGGCGTCGATCGGCTGGTATCCGGGGCGTCCGGTGCTGGTGACCCGCAATGATTACAGCCAGCGTCTGATGAACGGCGATATCGGCATCACGCTGGAGATCCCGCATCGTCTTGCCGATGGTACTGTGGTGCCGACCCTGCGAGTGGCGTTTCTGGCCGGAGACGGTACGCAGGATATCCGCTGGGTGATGCCGGGGCGTTTGCAGGCGGTGGAAACCGTATTTGCCATGACGGTGCACAAATCACAGGGATCCGAATTTACCCATACCGCGCTGCTGCTGCCGGAGAATCTCAGTCCGATCCTCACGCGCGAGCTGATTTACACCGGCATTACCCGTGCGCGTCACTGGTTCAGTCTGGGATGTGTCGGGGGAATGAATGCCGTTTTACCGGATGCGGTGAAGCGTCGGGTGTTACGTGCCAGCGGATTAATCGAAAGCGCGTAA